Proteins encoded together in one Triticum dicoccoides isolate Atlit2015 ecotype Zavitan chromosome 7B, WEW_v2.0, whole genome shotgun sequence window:
- the LOC119339101 gene encoding pentatricopeptide repeat-containing protein At2g22410, mitochondrial-like, translating to MPPPAPSRLLAVLSARPPPPLRLLLQLHAHLLTAGLISSPSPLPFASSLVVALAHSDDPRGAPRPLLQALALLASLPSPPDSARPYNAALRALSLCAHRGLVPRCLPLYRSLLLSARPDHLTFPFLLKACACLQERGYGDSVLGHVFRLGFHADVFVVNAAVHFLAVRASMAEARRLFDQMLVRDLVSWNTLIGGYVRRGVPGEALELFWRMAEDGTLAPDEVTMIGVVSGCGQLRDLELGKRLHRYVESNGVRCTVRLMNVLMDMYVKCGDLERAKSVFERIDGKTVVSWTTMIVAYTKFGLMDDARRVFDEMPERDAFPWNALMAGYVQCKQGKEALGLFHEMQEAKVRPDEITMVNLLSACSQLGALEMGMWVHHYIDRHRLSLSVTLGTNLVDMYAKCGNIEKAIHVFKDLAEKNALTWTAMICGLANHGRADEAIQYFRRMIELGLQPDEITFIGVLSACCHAGLVKEGREFFSLLVSKYHLERKMKHYSCMIDLLGRSGHLDEAEHLVNTMPMEPDAVVWGALFFACRMHGNITLGERAAMKLVELDPSDSGIYVLLANMYVEAGMKKKADKVRVMMRHLGVEKVPGCSCIELNGVVHEFIVKDKSHTDSDAIYDCLHEITQQIRHTAKMIDIYATG from the coding sequence ATGCCTCCGCCAGCGCCTTCCCGCCTCCTGGCCGTCCTCTCCGCCCGCCCCCCTCCGCCGCTCCGCCTCCTCCTGCAGCTCCACGCGCACCTCCTAACCGCCGGCCTCATCTCCTCCCCGTCCCCACTCCCCTTCGCCTCCAGCCTCGTCGTGGCACTCGCCCACTCCGACGACCCGCGCGGCGCGCCCCGCCCGCTCCTCCAGGCGCTCGCCCTCCTCGCCTCGCTGCCCTCCCCGCCCGACTCCGCGCGCCCCTACAACGCCGCGCTCCGCGCCCTCTCCCTCTGCGCGCACCGCGGCCTCGTCCCGCGGTGCCTCCCGCTCTACCGCTCGCTCCTCCTGTCCGCCCGTCCAGACCACCTCACCTTCCCCTTCCTGCTCAAGGCGTGCGCGTGCCTGCAGGAGCGGGGCTACGGCGACTCTGTTCTGGGGCACGTCTTCAGGCTCGGGTTCCACGCGGACGTCTTCGTGGTGAACGCCGCGGTGCACTTCTTGGCGGTGCGCGCGTCCATGGCGGAGGCACGCAGGCTGTTCGATCAAATGCTTGTCAGGGATCTGGTATCGTGGAACACGCTGATTGGCGGCTATGTGCGAAGGGGCGTACCCGGGGAGGCGTTGGAGTTGTTCTGGAGGATGGCAGAGGATGGGACGCTGGCACCTGATGAGGTGACGATGATTGGGGTCGTGTCAGGGTGTGGGCAACTGCGGGATCTGGAGCTTGGGAAGAGGCTCCATCGATATGTGGAGAGTAATGGAGTGAGGTGCACTGTGAGGCTGATGAATGTGCTAATGGATATGTATGTCAAATGTGGTGATTTGGAGCGGGCCAAGTCTGTGTTCGAGAGGATTGATGGCAAAACGGTTGTTTCATGGACAACCATGATTGTTGCCTATACAAAGTTCGGGTTGATGGACGATGCGAGGAGGGTGTTTGATGAGATGCCTGAAAGGGACGCATTCCCGTGGAATGCGCTGATGGCTGGTTATGTGCAGTGTAAGCAGGGCAAGGAGGCTCTTGGGTTATTTCATGAGATGCAGGAAGCAAAGGTGAGGCCTGATGAGATTACCATGGTCAATCTTTTATCGGCTTGCTCGCAGCTTGGAGCGCTAGAAATGGGTATGTGGGTTCACCATTACATCGACCGACACCGGCTTTCACTCAGTGTTACACTAGGCACAAATCTAGTTGACATGTATGCGAAGTGTGGGAACATCGAGAAGGCCATCCATGTTTTCAAAGATTTAGCGGAGAAAAATGCGCTCACGTGGACAGCAATGATATGCGGTTTGGCAAATCACGGACGTGCTGATGAGGCAATACAATACTTCCGGAGAATGATAGAGCTTGGATTGCAGCCTGATGAGATTACATTCATAGGGGTTCTGTCTGCATGTTGTCATGCTGGCCTGGTTAAAGAAGGCCGCGAGTTTTTTTCCTTACTGGTCTCAAAGTATCATCTTGAGAGGAAAATGAAACATTATTCATGTATGATAGACTTGCTAGGCAGATCAGGTCATTTAGATGAAGCAGAACATCTAGTAAACACCATGCCAATGGAGCCTGATGCAGTAGTGTGGGGTGCTCTCTTCTTTGCTTGTAGGATGCACGGTAATATTACTTTGGGTGAAAGGGCAGCAATGAAATTAGTAGAGCTTGACCCGAGCGACAGTGGAATATATGTGCTACTGGCTAACATGTATGTAGAGGCAGGAATGAAGAAGAAGGCTGATAAAGTGAGGGTGATGATGAGGCACTTGGGAGTGGAAAAAGTTCCTGGATGTAGTTGCATCGAGCTAAATGGGGTGGTTCATGAATTTATTGTGAAGGACAAGTCACATACAGACAGTGATGCTATCTATGACTGCTTGCATGAGATCACGCAACAAATAAGGCACACTGCAAAAATGATTGACATTTATGCAACTGGTTGA